AACGAAATCCAGGCGCCGAGCAGTTGCGGTGCTAGCAGCCACGCCGCCGCCAACGTGCTGCGGCCATCGCCGGTTTTCTGGAACACCGCAGGCCCCAGCCGGGCATAACCGAGCGCCACTAGCACCAGTGCCAAGGCCGGCCACACCGCCAGCCAGGCCCAGCCACCCCACGCCAGGGCAATGGCAGCGAACAACAGCCCACCTGCCAGATAGCGCAACGCCAGCGTGCGCGCCCGTGCAGGATCAGCCGGGCGCCAGCGCGGCCAGCCACGTGGCGGCATCGGCAGCACGTAACAGACCGCAACGCCCAGCGCGAGGCCGGTCGGGATGTCGAGCAAATGGTGTTGCCAGGTAGTCAGCACCGAAATACCGATCAGCACGCACCAGCCATGGATCAGCACATGCCAGCGTGGCGCCGCATGCGCGATCAGCCGCAGCCAGATCACATAGAGCAGCGCGATATGCAGCGACGGCGCCTGGTTGAACGGCTTGTCGAACATACCTAGCGCCGTGAACATCTGGCCGAACACGCCGGCGACTTCCGGCCTGTCCCAACCGAAGCGCAGCGGCCACAACACGAAGCAGAGCGACGCCAGTGCCGTGGTCAGCAAGAGCCTGCAGGCCTGAGTTCGCACCTCGGCCCGGCTGCTGCCGATCACGATGGAGATCGCATACATCACGTCGATCGACCAGTAGGGAACGATGGTCCACGGCCAGAACGGTATGCTGCCGCGCTCCCAGCCGAATGCCACGTTCCCAACCAGATGCGTCGGCATGCGCGCCGCGTACTCGTTGGCCTGGCCGTAGAGCAGGAAGAAGGTCGGACCGGCCAGGATCAGCCACAGCAGCCGGTAGCGCCAGCTCGGGCTGGTGGTGGCGTCAATGTTGTTTGAGGAAGTCATGACGGGATTCGGGGCGTAGGAAGGGCTGCATGCTGGCGTAGGGGATGGTGATGTCCATGTCGCCGGCTTGTGCCACATGCGGATATCTCAGGCCGACAACAACGCCGTCTGCATCGATGCCATTCAGGCTCAACCAGGGCATTGATTCGTTTTCGAGTTCCCCGAGAGGGCTCGTGCCGTAGCCTGTTTCCGCCGAGTGTTCCGTCGCAGCGAGGTGGCTGGCGACCAGTTTGCGAAACTCGGCTTGCTTGGCGCCATCGATCTGATAGACCTCGGTTCCCAGGTCGACTGATCGGCCGCTACGGCGATCGTAAACCTGCGCTGTCGATCCCGAGTTCGGATAGGCTCCGCCGCAGAAATAATCTTGCAGCGTTGTC
This region of Chitinolyticbacter meiyuanensis genomic DNA includes:
- a CDS encoding phosphatase PAP2/dual specificity phosphatase family protein, yielding MTSSNNIDATTSPSWRYRLLWLILAGPTFFLLYGQANEYAARMPTHLVGNVAFGWERGSIPFWPWTIVPYWSIDVMYAISIVIGSSRAEVRTQACRLLLTTALASLCFVLWPLRFGWDRPEVAGVFGQMFTALGMFDKPFNQAPSLHIALLYVIWLRLIAHAAPRWHVLIHGWCVLIGISVLTTWQHHLLDIPTGLALGVAVCYVLPMPPRGWPRWRPADPARARTLALRYLAGGLLFAAIALAWGGWAWLAVWPALALVLVALGYARLGPAVFQKTGDGRSTLAAAWLLAPQLLGAWISFQCYRRRITACSQVAPGVALGCWPDQASLQGYAAVLDLAAELPRSRATWSLAYRAVPLLDLLPPTVDELTRAVAALEELRQHGPVLVHCALGLSRSAAVVAAWLAAHGGEPNVERAMQRLREAHPGVVLQPGHQAALLNWSAACR